One Candidatus Methanomethylophilaceae archaeon DNA segment encodes these proteins:
- a CDS encoding D-aminoacyl-tRNA deacylase — MSRLLICSEVDLPSVNMRSCLIKKGGWEDLGSEGGISYMMKGNAAMMSISDMHIRHELPEEEAEKFGISVDDIVVMSKHSAKSGTPALTAHPIGNYHENEFGGRAETLAPASPALMTDALRRICAYNKEEGTQTCFEVTHHGPFSKKPIFYIEIGSDASNWGNMAAASTLADVISDLDSDNGALRLVGVGGGHYAPRFTEVALKYRVSFGHMVPNYQLEGRDDEDIARMLRDACEATGTKTVYMHRKSMKKPEEKRISGIIASAGLEQVQSADLDPLSGNPRRSRRYLCLGWRSSIR; from the coding sequence ATGTCGCGCCTCCTGATATGTTCCGAAGTCGATCTCCCGTCCGTAAACATGAGGTCCTGCCTAATAAAAAAGGGAGGCTGGGAGGATCTGGGTTCGGAAGGAGGCATCTCCTACATGATGAAGGGGAATGCCGCGATGATGTCCATCTCTGACATGCACATCCGCCATGAGCTGCCGGAGGAGGAAGCGGAGAAGTTCGGGATATCCGTGGACGACATTGTGGTGATGTCCAAGCACTCCGCGAAAAGCGGGACTCCGGCTCTGACGGCACATCCCATCGGCAATTACCATGAGAATGAGTTCGGAGGCCGTGCCGAGACCCTTGCCCCAGCATCGCCGGCTTTGATGACCGACGCTCTGAGACGCATCTGCGCGTACAACAAGGAGGAAGGGACGCAGACCTGCTTCGAAGTCACCCACCACGGACCTTTCTCAAAGAAGCCGATATTTTACATAGAGATAGGCAGCGACGCATCAAATTGGGGCAACATGGCCGCCGCCTCGACGCTCGCCGACGTGATATCCGATCTGGATTCAGACAATGGCGCGCTCAGATTGGTGGGCGTCGGAGGGGGCCATTATGCTCCGCGCTTCACCGAGGTCGCCTTGAAATACAGAGTATCGTTCGGCCACATGGTCCCGAATTACCAGCTGGAGGGCAGGGACGACGAGGACATAGCCAGGATGCTGAGGGACGCCTGCGAAGCCACAGGAACGAAAACGGTGTATATGCACAGGAAATCGATGAAGAAGCCGGAGGAAAAACGCATCTCCGGCATCATCGCATCGGCGGGGTTGGAGCAGGTCCAGTCCGCCGATTTGGATCCTCTCAGTGGGAATCCACGAAGGTCCCGGCGATATCTTTGCCTAGGATGGCGTTCCTCAATTCGTTGA
- a CDS encoding InlB B-repeat-containing protein — MERKDLITLAAVAVIIVAVIALGVVLLGHGGSEENNSKTITYHGNGGLYDGNDVFYSGTITAEPNRFVRQGYSFAGWNTKSDGTGDYYPEGKMVELGMSLYAQWTLNSSS, encoded by the coding sequence ATGGAAAGGAAGGACCTCATAACGCTGGCCGCTGTCGCCGTGATAATCGTCGCCGTGATAGCTTTGGGAGTTGTGCTCTTGGGGCACGGAGGATCGGAAGAGAACAATTCCAAAACGATAACCTACCATGGCAATGGTGGCTTGTACGATGGGAACGACGTATTCTATTCGGGAACCATAACCGCCGAGCCCAACAGATTCGTGCGCCAAGGATACTCCTTCGCAGGCTGGAACACCAAATCCGACGGCACCGGAGATTATTACCCGGAAGGCAAAATGGTCGAGCTGGGGATGAGCCTGTACGCGCAATGGACTTTGAACTCGTCGTCCTGA
- the pyrH gene encoding UMP kinase: MRTDSVVVSIGGSILVPGENDSGYISRLAAMLKEASADSRLAVICGGGKTARYYAGIAKELGGDTYAQDILGIAATRMNAQLLALALGDMPDDVCRNPEELAKDGKRISVMGGTTPGHTTDAVTAMVAKALGASRLINATSVDGVYTDDPRKNPDAKKISRMTIDELSDIVYKEHGASKSSVFDPLGVKIAKENRIDILIVDGRDLNELRNAILGKDIAGTFVDSH; this comes from the coding sequence ATCCGAACGGACAGCGTCGTAGTATCAATTGGAGGCTCCATACTGGTGCCGGGCGAAAATGATTCCGGATATATTTCGCGGTTAGCGGCGATGCTGAAGGAGGCGTCCGCGGACTCCAGGCTCGCGGTCATCTGCGGCGGAGGGAAGACCGCCAGATATTATGCTGGGATAGCAAAGGAGCTGGGCGGCGACACATACGCGCAGGACATCCTTGGGATCGCCGCCACAAGGATGAACGCTCAGCTGCTGGCCTTGGCCTTGGGGGATATGCCAGACGACGTCTGCAGGAATCCTGAGGAGCTGGCTAAAGACGGCAAGAGAATATCCGTGATGGGAGGGACCACCCCCGGACATACCACCGATGCAGTCACCGCCATGGTGGCGAAAGCCCTCGGAGCGTCCAGGCTGATCAACGCCACTTCGGTGGACGGCGTTTACACCGACGACCCGCGGAAGAACCCTGACGCGAAGAAAATATCCCGGATGACCATCGACGAGCTGAGCGACATAGTCTACAAGGAGCACGGCGCGTCCAAATCCAGCGTCTTCGATCCGCTGGGCGTGAAGATTGCCAAAGAGAACAGGATAGATATTCTGATAGTCGACGGCCGCGACCTCAACGAATTGAGGAACGCCATCCTAGGCAAAGATATCGCCGGGACCTTCGTGGATTCCCACTGA
- the prf1 gene encoding peptide chain release factor aRF-1 has product MGETNSEDKAKYDFKKDMEEIRKYRGRGTELVSCYVPEGKQISEVMAYLRNEQSQASNIKSKTTMKNVTSAIDSIAARLKTFKAPPANGIVIFCGEVPRAGDQTKMVQYVIYPPEPITAFLYRCDSQFFTDPLETMLLDKKCYGLITIDRSEATLGILSGSRIQVLKHFDSLVPSKHHQGGQSSVRFERLIEIAAHEFFVKVADNCTEVFLNRPELLGILVGGPGATKEFFVKEEFLHHELRKKVVSPLVDTGYTDESGLRELVENAKDIIIDMQLTKEKMYMQRLFSEIRKADGGLSCYGENEVRAATDMGAVDILLLSEALKKRRITVQCPSGHTHELTVDNSDDKVQCPECGMNATITKDEDLIDDFFLRADAFNTRVQIISPDSEEGDMLIKAFGGVAALLRYKVM; this is encoded by the coding sequence ATGGGAGAAACGAATTCCGAAGACAAAGCGAAATACGATTTCAAGAAAGACATGGAAGAGATCAGGAAGTACCGCGGAAGAGGGACTGAGCTGGTCTCCTGCTACGTGCCGGAAGGGAAGCAGATCTCCGAGGTCATGGCATACCTGAGGAACGAGCAGTCGCAGGCGTCCAACATCAAGTCCAAGACTACGATGAAGAACGTCACGAGCGCCATCGATTCCATAGCGGCTCGACTCAAAACTTTCAAGGCGCCCCCGGCGAACGGCATAGTCATCTTCTGCGGCGAGGTCCCCAGAGCGGGAGACCAGACGAAGATGGTCCAATATGTCATCTACCCTCCGGAGCCTATAACGGCGTTCCTGTACAGGTGCGATTCCCAATTCTTCACAGATCCGCTCGAAACGATGCTTCTCGACAAGAAGTGCTACGGGCTGATCACCATCGACAGATCCGAAGCCACGCTCGGGATACTGTCAGGAAGCAGGATCCAAGTGCTCAAGCATTTCGATTCTCTCGTACCCAGCAAGCACCACCAGGGAGGTCAGTCATCGGTCCGTTTCGAGAGGCTGATCGAAATCGCCGCGCACGAATTCTTCGTCAAAGTCGCCGACAACTGCACCGAGGTCTTCCTCAACAGGCCCGAACTGCTTGGCATCCTCGTCGGAGGCCCCGGCGCAACCAAGGAGTTCTTCGTCAAGGAGGAGTTCCTCCACCACGAGCTGAGAAAGAAAGTGGTTTCCCCGCTCGTCGATACCGGATACACGGACGAATCGGGGCTCAGAGAGCTTGTGGAGAACGCGAAAGACATCATAATCGACATGCAGCTCACCAAGGAGAAGATGTACATGCAGAGGCTTTTCTCCGAGATCAGGAAAGCCGACGGCGGTCTTTCATGCTACGGCGAGAACGAGGTCAGAGCGGCCACAGATATGGGCGCGGTCGATATCCTTCTGCTTTCCGAGGCGCTCAAGAAGAGGCGCATCACTGTTCAGTGCCCTTCAGGCCACACCCATGAGCTGACTGTCGACAATTCCGATGATAAGGTCCAGTGCCCCGAGTGCGGCATGAACGCGACGATAACCAAGGACGAGGACCTCATCGACGATTTCTTCCTCAGGGCGGATGCATTCAACACCCGCGTCCAGATCATTTCCCCAGATTCCGAAGAGGGGGACATGCTAATCAAAGCGTTCGGCGGAGTCGCGGCGCTTCTCAGATACAAGGTGATGTGA